The Arachis hypogaea cultivar Tifrunner chromosome 16, arahy.Tifrunner.gnm2.J5K5, whole genome shotgun sequence genome contains a region encoding:
- the LOC112755513 gene encoding E3 ubiquitin-protein ligase At1g12760, whose amino-acid sequence MHVLAPEVHIEGPPDTSPLLMERLGSLNSNQHMIVQPERLNDNQHIIDINIAGNGDASTSGSAHDRHSNGVDTSQHVERAGSVRVPVSQPSVLSNNGSNGSNSRNSSFIRRGDSRRSRSPVHSGLWISVELALLVSQIVASIVVLSLSRHEHPRSPLFAWIVGYASGCLATLPLLYWRYYHHNQSRDQDSPQTRQTSPRVNDPSGTFHSSSRSNGGADGQAAASLSRSNQASPLTNRRMKTLVEYFKISLDCFFAIWFVVGNVWIFGGRSSADEAPNLYRLCIVFLAFSCIGYAMPFILCSTICCCLPCIISILGVREDMSQNRGATSESINALPTYKFKMKKNKRSGDSNSAVVDGGVVAAGTEKERVISGDDAVCCICLAKYENNDELRELPCSHLFHKDCVDKWLKINALCPLCKSEVGENLTGSGAAEGASQ is encoded by the exons ATGCATGTTCTCGCACCAGAAGTGCATATTGAAGGTCCACCTGACACATCTCCGTTGTTGATGGAGCGGCTGGGTAGCTTGAACAGCAATCAGCATATGATCGTGCAGCCGGAGAGGTTGAATGACAATCAGCATATCATAGACATTAACATAGCTGGAAACGGTGATGCTTCCACTTCAGGCTCAGCTCATGATAGACATTCTAATGGTGTGGATACATCACAGCATGTAGAGAGAGCGGGCAGTGTGAGAGTACCTGTTTCCCAGCCTTCGGTTTTATCCAACAATGGATCCAATGGATCAAACTCCAGGAATTCTTCGTTCATCAGACGTGGAGATTCACGCCGGAGTAGGAGTCCAGTGCATTCGGGGTTGTGGATATCTGTAGAACTAGCACTCTTAGTAAGTCAAATCGTTGCATCAATTGTTGTATTGTCTTTGTCAAGGCACGAGCATCCACGTTCCCCATTGTTTGCGTGGATTGTGGGTTATGCAAGTGGATGTCTTGCTACCCTACCTCTGCTTTATTGGCGGTATTATCATCATAACCAAAGTCGAGATCAAGATTCACCCCAAACCCGTCAAACATCTCCTCGGGTTAATGATCCTTCGGGGACATTTCATTCCAGTTCCAGAAGTAATGGAGGAGCAGATGGTCAAGCTGCTGCTTCACTGTCCAGAAGCAATCAAGCTTCACCATTGACAAACAGAAG AATGAAGACACTAGTGGAATACTTCAAAATATCTTTAGATTGCTTTTTTGCTATATGGTTTGTTGTTGGAAATGTATGGATCTTTGGAGGACGTTCGTCTGCTGATGAAGCTCCTAACTTGTATAG GTTATGTATAGTGTTTCTCGCCTTTAGCTGTATTGGTTATGCTATGCCCTTCATTCTCTGTTCAACAATCTGCTGTTGTCTCCCTTGTATTATCTCCATCCTTGGCGTTAGAGAGGATATGTCACAAAACAGAGGGGCAACTTCTGAATCCATAAATGCCCTGCCAACTTACAAGTTcaagatgaagaaaaataaaagaagtggCGACAGTAACTCAGCTGTTGTTGATGGGGGAGTTGTAGCTGCAGGAACTGAAAAGGAGCGAGTGATATCTGGAGATGATGCA GTTTGCTGCATCTGCCTGGCAAAGTATGAAAATAATGATGAGCTGCGAGAATTGCCTTGTTCTCATCTTTTTCACAAAGACTGTGTAGACAAGTGGTTAAAGATAAATGCATTGTGCCCTCTTTGCAAGAGTGAGGTTGGTGAGAACTTAACCGGATCGGGCGCTGCAGAAGGTGCCAGCCAATAG